The window atattgACCATACACATTAAAGACGATGTCAAAAATGCATTTAGTTGTGTGTTGTTTTCTCAAAGATTTGCTTCTTTGCTGGTGTGCAGCAACAATCCTGCTTGCCTCTAAAATCTTCACATAACCCGTCACCATAACCTTTCGACAAGCAAAATTGTTTGCAATCAGCAGGACATGGTCCAAAACATGAGAGATCAGCATCGGCTGCGCTTTGTTCTGCTAAATAGTAAAGATTACTTACTAAACACATtaatgagttaaaaaaaaaaagagaaatgatGTGTATAATTTTAGATAAGTAGAAGCTAAAAAACATGCTTTCAGACAAAGGTTACGAAAAGAGAGAGAATAATGATAATGTGAATGCTTGACTAACCTGTTATGGCCAATAACATAAATACTGTGATGGTGCTAACAAAAAGTAAGGATCTGATCTTGTTCATTTTTAGTGTTTCTGAAGTATTAGTATAGATAAAAGTGTTGTGAATATTCTTATGTTTTGGTGTTGTTGAATTCTGTTGAGAGAGCTAATAGGCCTTTATATAGTTAAAATGGTGATGTAagttcataaaaaaaatcaaaaggatACGTTGAACGAACTTATTCTTCTTAATAAATTTGGTAAAAAAATTGATTCTAACGATTTGAATTTGACTATTTTTATAAGGAAATATATCATACAAAAATCAAACACTGTGATAATTATtgagggggggggggaggggggggggtggAGGGAGACTAATTTTATTTACGGGTTTATTGGTAAATGAATTCTAatgaactttaaaaaatttaaaattccattgttattggtttaaaaaaatttaaaatccatTCAAATTTTTGGTTATTCAAAAACTTTAGTTATTATTGTTACAGGTTTATTGGTAGATGAATTCTAATgaactttgaaattttttaaatttcattattattggtttaagaatttttaaaatccattcaaattctttgttattcaaaaagtttagttattattaatttttttattctaactaaatctagtgttattaaGAGACGAATTCTAATgaactttgaaaattttgaaatttcattattattggtttaagaatttttaaaatccattcaaattctttgttattcaaaaagtttagttattattgattttttttattctaactaaatctagtgttattaagagatgaattttattcatttttactcataagagtcaactttcaaaatatcttatatatcgATGAGattttcaaaatccatgtgaTAGAATTTGGTTGCATTGATCTTTACTCTATTAATCGGTTACATTCTGAAATCGGCCTTAATAACTATATGTACATGCTGCGAAGGAATTGTGTATTGTTATATCATGACGAAGTTGTCGCAAGTGTCAAATCTGAGTGTCTGGTAAGTTCTATATATTCCTCCAAAGCTCCCATATTAATTCCTTTATGTGGAGTTCCATCATCATATTCTATAGTTtgtaatataatataatgtATGTATAAgatagaaaaaatgaaaaatcacaaaagaaaaaactttcttgatcctttttgtttgtttttttttctggctTCACATGTGTCTTAAACGGAATATGTTTTtgcttttaattaaatttatgaaatcaacaagaacagccgcctccaccacctcctccttGTTGCTCACCTTGTGATGAACTTGAAGTGTTCTTTAGGTTCACATCAACCATATCGTCTGATTTTGTCGCCGACGAATATGAATCCATCCCAGGCAGTGCTGCAGCTATTTTCCTGAACAAAGCCTGCAAAAAATGCTCATGTTGTGTGAGAGAAATCAGACAAAAAAGATAAGACATTTCAAGTCCTATTTAATAATAACCTTAATGTTGAAATTTTCTTTGGCGCTGGTCTCAATGAACATCACTCCATGCTCTTTACCCTTTTCTTCCCCTTCACTGATCGATACTTGTCTGTTTTTCATTACCCAAAATAAAGAAGAAGCATgttatgatttaaaaataagtcTTGAGATTTGGTTCTTCTTTCTCTATGTATTTTACCTTTTATCAACAAGATCAGTTTTGTTACCAACAAGGACAATAATAACGTCGCCTGAACCACCTCTTTCTCTGTGTACATCATCGATCCATTTCGGAATATTCAGAAACGTTTGCCTATCTGCAAAGCGTGTAATCAAAACACGCAAGTGGTGAACACATAACacacaatatataaataaacacatCACACAACAACATGGTGAACTAAAGAAGTAACCAAAAGCAATGACTCACTGGCTACATCATACACAACAATTGCAACAGAAGAGTCTCTGATGTAACTTGGGATCAGACTCCTGAATCTTTCTTGTCCCGCCGTATCCCtaaaaaccaacaaaaaaaatagaatccATGTCTTAAATCTCTAATATCAtttgaaaacacacaaaaaaaaaacagatatgagATACTTGTTTGGTCTCTCACCAAAGCTGCAAGCGAACAGTTCGATCTTCGAGGTACATTGTTTTGGACAGAAAATCGATCCCAATGGTAGGCTGCAGTCAGggaacacaacacaacacacacAATTAAAGCCTTAATAACAAGAGGTTACatcccaaaaaaataaaataaatacaaagcATAAGCATGGATCGTGATATCATAATAAGGAGATAATCAGATCAGATATTAACAATAAGAAAGAGAGATCACAAGGCCAATACTTTTCATTGAAGATTGACCAATTCAAGACAGAGTTTCCAAGAAATCAAGAAAAACAATATGAAAGGAAAcaatcaaaggaaggattgtgtAGAACCTGGTAAGAGGTGTCGAATTTATCATACATGAAACGGGTGATGATGCTTGTTTTGCCCACAGATTGATCTCCTAAGAACACCAACTTGAACTTTGCCAAAGCAGAAACAGACGCCATGTTCACGTTGCTCCCGAATAAAAGAGTGATTGATAAGAGAGATCCGAGTTTTTTCCAAGAAGTTTTCTTTCTTCCTCTTGaacaagaagagagagagagagggcgAGCACGACGACGATGACTCGGTCGCATACAACAAAGCTCAACAAGCTTCTTTCGCCACGCGCCAAATATTATGTAACGTAACCACCTAATAATATTCAACTATCTCCGCggactatttaaaaatataagcgCGTGAATAAAACTTTCCTTGATGGGTTATCATCTCTATCTAACACGTTCTAATGTCGTTTAGTGGGGTTTATCATCAAAACCTTTCTTTATCATCTGTAGttgttgcatttttttttttttttttagcaaacattgttgttgttgcattataagataaaatatttaGACAAATTGATTTTATGATTTAGAAGACGTTTTCAGTTAAAACATTACACCattaagaccatctccaatggcttactctattttagagtaaaaaatagtaactctataatagagtttgagtttgctccaatggtactctattttagaatagaaaatagagtaataaacaaaaaacaaacgaattactctatatttggagtaaacctatttttcactctatcatagagtgagaaatagagtaccattggagcattttttactttaaactctattttagagtgaaaaatagagtggggttggagatgctctaactaGTAAGGAAATCACATACACTGATGCATTCTTCTTACACATTTTTAGTTTAAGGACAAAGCTTATCAAATCATATCATAGCCAATGTGTTTCATAATCATCATTACGTAGAGAAAGAGATCAAGACTTTATTTGCCAAAGCCACAGAAACAAAAGTCCATAATAATAATCCGACAGCTAAATGAAACACAAAACCAGTTTGGTCATAAACCCTAACTGGAATCACCGAAAAACCCCTTACTTTCCACCAAACCTCATATTACTCCACGGAAACTTCGCCCCCGCCTCCGCCTCCGCCTCACCTCTCGCCGGCGAATTCACTCTCCCACCACCACCGCCGCGACGAGCTTTACCACCACCATAACCGCCGATCTCCCTCTTCTCCTTCTGATCAAGCCAATGACTCTTCTTATCACCTTCCTCCTCCACAAAGCTAGATCCTTTCACTTTACTCTTCCTATCTTCCTCGATATACTTCACCGGGAACATATCATTTGAGATCGACAGAGGGTGTTTGAGCGTGACGTAAGCCTTCTTGTAGTCAGCCTTGGCTATCAGCAGCCCGCcgcgcttcttcttcttcccgtCCATGTTCAGAGTGTTCACCTTCTCGATCTCGAACCCGTAGAGAGACTCCAGGACTCTCTTGATCTCGATCTTGGTCGCGGATGGGATCGTTTTCAGCGCGAACTCGTGAATGTTTGTGAGCTTCGTCGGCATCAGAAGCTTGATCGGGAGGTTCGCGAAGTGGACCACTCGTCCTCCCATTCCTACGGAGTTTCTTCACTTCTCTGATAGGTTAAAATGGTTCTTCTACGGGAAAGGGTTCTTCGTCTTCCTCTTTGACTTGTACCTTAATGGGCCGATTACTAATTAAATGGGCTAAATGAAGCTTTATCCGCTATGCGAATATGACTTAATGGGCCGAATTAACTTTTTAAcattaatctaatattttttatttataaatcattacatAATGTTGTGTGTCTGAAAGTTTTACTTACAATCTTAAACCATTTATGATTATAATTCTAATTACATTTCTAAACAATGTTAAATATATCTCATGCAATCTGCATAAACCAATTTTTATTGATGAAATTTCAACCAGTTTTATGTTTTGACATATCAATTCCAAAACcattacaacaacaacaacaagaaaaagGTTTCTTGGTTACAAGTGAGTGTACTTGAGATGTGATTTAAGTCAAGGTaagaaaacattttatataactaCACATTTACATAAGATAACctcacttttttttaaaaaaaaaattccatttCATCATGATGATCATCACCACCTGCATACACCAGGCTCTGTTGTTTTGCTGAGAGCTAGAATCTCATCATACTTTGAGCCATACACAAATCCCCATAACTGCAAACAAATATCAATGAATGGGTGTGTGTTTCTCATTGTTTGTCTTCAGTGAAacaaaaggagagagagagagagagagttgaagTTACACTACCTCCACTTCCTTAACATCAAAGTCCTGAGAGGTTGCAAGACAAGCGTTCCCGTATGTCTCCGAGTAAGCACTTGATCCACTTAGCCTATTAAAAGAACACGATGATGAATCAAACAAAGTGAGGATACATGGTTTGTTGTTTGTCGTGGAGATAAGAAACCTTACAGCTCACTGTCTAGATAGAGAGCAAACCGTCCACCACCACCGAGAGCTAGAAAGTCCTTGGAGCATAATGTGTAAAACCTATTTGCTCCTGTGGGACGGTATATAGTGGGTTGTCCAGACTTATCAGTGAAAACAAATGTACTGTTGGTTCCCTGACACACACAAACAACACCGCGGAGACAAAAGACATCAACTAGAGATGAAAAGAAACGGAAAAGATTGCATCTTTGTGGGGTGGGGGAGCCAAACCTGATACTTCTTATCAGTTGGTATCAAAGGCGCCTCCACAAGCCCACCAAACACCGAACCTTTCCTGTCTCCAACAACCTGAAACCAACATTGGTTTTGTCGATAGATAACGAAATGAAACCAAACGTGTTTTGAGTTTACCAGTAGACTGAGACCAGGCCAGAGGAGGCTTTTTCTGTAGAGCGTTGACAGAGATATACCATGCCTCCATGTACTGAAACAAAAACACGCAGCAGATGAAACCAAAGGACCAAACATTGAGATGCTTtcaatgtgtgtgtgtgtctcaCCTATAAAGCAAAATCCATTTCCTGCCTTGAACAAGAGCAGGAAGAGAAGAATAAAGGGAACGTCTAGAGAGGTCAGTCAAAAGCAAAGAGGGCTCTGAAATGTCAGGTATAAGAATGGCTGTTGTTGCTGTGTCATCTTTATCCTGCATCTGCTTCATCTCCAACTCCAAGCCATTGTCCTCAACAGTATTCCCCGAAAGAGGCTTTCGATCCTTGGAAAGCTTAACAGCCTGGTAAAAGTTCTTGAAATGCTGTTTATACTTGGACAACAAGCTCTTCTTTGCAACACTAGTTTCCTTCATtgaagaggaggaggatgatgaaGTATCGCTTGATtcagcctcttcttcttcttgatcctGTGAGGACAAGAGGGAGCCAAGGAAAGCAGAGAAGGAAGAAGTGTCTGGTTCGTCTTTAGACTCTAGTTGATCTCTCTTGgactcatcttcttcctcatcctaGTTATAAAGAAGCCAAATTTGACCAAGAACAAAGAAAGATAAAGACTCTAATTGTCAACAACCCACCACCCCaagtcaacaacaacaacaacaaggcaaaaaagatgaaaacttaccggaagaggaggaggagcggAGATGGGATTAAGGAGACCGGTGGTGAGATCGGTGACAAAGTGAACTGCTTTGCTTctcaatgatgatgatgatttctgCTTCTTCCCCATTGATCTGTTGCCTcctattttaaaactatttctatttttagtgggaaaaaaattaaaaactttcAGATTCCACCCACACGATCTTTCTGATCAATCTATACCACAGATTGAGttctgctctctctctctcttgtaaTAGTTAGCTGTAGATTATCTACCTAAAACAGAAACACTTCTTCAAAAGATTAAAACTaaatcatctctctctctctctcccttgtcTATCTTATCCAGTACTCTCTCTTCTCAAATTTCTTTCTCCTTTTGATATATTGGAGACAGCTTAATAACATAACAACTTATAAAGAAACATCATTCGGTACAGACGGCGGGTGAGCGACGGTGACgaggaaaccaaaaaaaaatagacctCACGCCACgctcttttttgttttattatagtTACAAGTATCCTTCACAACAGAAAGACTTCATGGCCCAATGGATAAGGCGCTGGTCTACGAAACCAGAGATTCTGGGTTCGATCCCCAGTGAAGTCGGtctatttctttttcttcactTTTTGAATACTTACACAACGTCAGTACGAATACTTCTTACTTttaaactaggtgttttgcccgcacatgcgggcataaACTTCTTATGAATACTTATTAGTTTATCTTTTAacttattatgttggttttaaatagttaaatcaaacatcaaagtatttatatatgtcaaatattttttttatcaaaatatatacttactattgtgttaattttttttaaaacactaatatcttagaaataatttagaaaatatatttatataatttttttgcttgactaatatttaattatcaattgtttttttttatcttaacttttttaacttttataataaaatattattttcagatagcaacacaatatatataagaataatcttattttttataatcaattatttaatgtaacatataacatataaactttatactattaaaataaaattcatttttaattatatataaaattcagtaaagatattgtttaaaattcgtttttaatataacatagaaatttaatattattaacattcatttttaattatatacaaaattcattaaggataatttgtaattaatatattaatgactcatctaataacaaataataaatcaatgatttagttAAAACCtactaataaaaacatgacaagtaatcaaaattacctaaaatcatggagaacatgacaaataagcaaaatcacttcataaataatagtatagatgtctACAAAAGTTTAACAAACTTCTCTAACACCAATACGGTTTAATAATGTCAAAAAGGCCATCCGATACATACATATAGATAAAAACTCAAAGCGATACTGGCAAGAAACgaaacatcatctaataaaaCTAGAGAGTCTAAAGAAACATATGAAAGCTTGGAGAGGTTAAATACCAACTAGCCACTAGTTTTTATTAGACCAATGAGATGCTGCTCTCACCGCCTGGAGGCTTTTTCACACCTCCAAAGTAGTCTCGGGACTCTGACTTCCCGTCTGCAAATATATATTCTTTCCGCTCATCTCCCTCAGTTTAGCCGAGCTTAGCTGCTTGTCTCCAGCTCCGAGCGATTCTTCACCTTTGAATATACCATTGCCCGTCAGCTCCTGAAACTTCTGATCATGTATCTTCTTTGATGTCTTCACTAAACAGTATGTTGCTCTGTCCTCCTGCAGGCTGttggaacaaaataaatcagTTTCTCTATATTTATTTAAGAATGCAATGGCAAGAATGATATAGACTTACTTACATTGGAAACTTTAACAGAAGTACGTAGGTTTCTTGGTACCCATGTCTCTGTTACCTCTTCTAGCTTCTTGttgagcagcagcagcagctaaTGATCGAGGAGGAGGCTGAATCTCAGTAGGAGGTCCGAAGATGTTGTGACCGCTTATCTCTTCAATATTAGCACTTGAtatctgcttcttgctctttaGCTCTGCCTCGGTTAGCAAGTTTCCGCTCAGCTCTCTCTGCTTTGCAACCTCGGTTAAAGTGGTTGGTTTCTTAGGGGAAACATTCCCGTCAGCGCTGAAAGATATCTGACTCACTCACTCCGTTGAGGGTTTGCTGCAAAATTAACCAAAATCATTTGGTTTTCATACTTGTCTACTATATATATAcgtgttttaaaacataatgaGAGAGACCAAAAGTACTTGATAGTAACGAAGTCCAGTAGAAGCATCGGATTCAGATGCGTCTTTTGGGTCGTGAGCAAATATGCCACTGCCATTCATCTCTTTTAACTTGTAACCTGAGCAATTCTTCCTGCATGTAATcccatcccctatatattaaaagataagtCACTTTAGTTAGGTCTTGTGACGTGTCGCTCGTAgttgaagtttcaaaaaaattattataatttgattggtagattgtttctaatttttatttatttaaattagatctaaaaatttaaggtaagcctaaaaacatttaacatcacttgccatataatctaaagaatattacaaataaaaatttatgagaactaattctcaaaattatagaaagattaataatgttatatttattacttttaatatttataaactataaaatataatgaacgaatttttatataagataattataatatttttatactctacttgatgaagtgtattcgaatataattatataataactattttaaatattacaaaatccaaacatgtttattaatatgatttttaaattaattatcgTTGCttacagaataaatttatcagaattttaaaattatttatatagtgttataaattatttataaaaaaataaatccgactatatattgattgaaatgtcacataaatgattttttattacgtgttgaTCATAAGTGAACTTTTCAAATTGTTATAGTTTGATTgaccgatgatttttaattttatttattataattatatctaaaaggaaaagataactcaattaccactttccaaataatctacataatattagaaataattatttatggtaactaattgttgaaactatgaaatagtaataatgcgatcaattttttatatatttataaattacataaaataataaacaaaagtgtttatttgaattgatataataattttatattcgtatagaaagaattatatttgtatataaagtatcataataactattaatgtctaataattcaatgcacgttttataaatcatttataaaattataaatagatttataaaaataagacattttaaattattataagatgttctaagtcatttatagaagcttatacattaatttataaaatgtattttgaaaatttatcctcttattacaatattttgaattttttttcattttaatgctaaaatttctcaactatgtttacttagtgtagaaacccctaaactaaagatttactaGTAGTAATAGTAATTATGATCTGTTAGAGTTTacttcattaaataaagttagtttaggggatttttcgttaaatacttagtttgggggggtttttacccaaaacaaacttagtttgagggttttaacgttaaaattccttattctttccttattatctattagttaaatccttatagtgggatttgttttatcaaaaacgaATTGCAATCAACTGGCGAGATATCTTCTTTCataatatcatgcatttaatatttatatatatatatatatatatataacatgatttgagttaccaaaattatgtatatattataatcagaatatctttaaaaatttattagaagatattctctctcatagctgaattaaaatttattagaggatattctatctcatagctttttttgaaaactagatcatttagaaacttaaactaatttgctatataaatatcacaCCACCCCTATTAGTTTCACGCATCTATCTTTtcagttttcatatgtttttgattgttctaatttaaattctacttttgtgatcttgcgaaggtgtatgataatcaataagtaactcatagacggaaacaccattactggtaattttatgggggattcttcttctccgtttatttttgttatattcctctccatgttgtatctctatctatatttttacatcagtagtgattcaactaacaaaaGACGACTCTGTTTATCCATGAACTCATCATTCTATTTGAAAAAGGtatatctttttttataaagttaaatcacttatcaagaatataatataagatgtgtatgttaatcaagtgcaatttatttattgtgtgtGATCTTCTGAGAGCCAaaggtaatctcaaagctttttaaaaaaatttgaaactcattgacgtcgtcctatcaattatataatttgttattttttggggattgtttacatctttaaatattggggaaattacatgtttaccacttttatgataccacttttcatttttaccccCACTaaggagacattttcaaaaataccttcttcattaagtgccAAAacactcttatgcccttgtaatttatatataataaatcattatttaaataaaaaaataaaaaataaataaaaaaataaatagaaaaatagaaaaaaaaagaaataaaaaaatgaaaaaaaaagtttttttttatatgttcgaattttttttgaaatttttattttttcgaattttttttaatttttttttcaaatttctttttgaaaaacgaaaattatgtttgaaactattttttaaaattttttatatatttttatttatttatatatttattagaatcctaaatttcacattccaaaaaccctaccccacccctcaactctaaaccctaaatctaaattagttaatcctaagtgtataattgtcttttacccttcattaaaagtgaggataaaagtggttagtgtaaacatgaaaaatggtactatgaaaatgtgctatttgtggcaatttctctTGTTTCTTGGACATCCTAAAACTTATGTTGCTTATTGCAAAATAGAGACGATCGGCTTTGTTTCTTGGACGGTTAATTTT of the Brassica rapa cultivar Chiifu-401-42 chromosome A03, CAAS_Brap_v3.01, whole genome shotgun sequence genome contains:
- the LOC103862613 gene encoding oxidation resistance protein 1 isoform X1 translates to MGKKQKSSSSLRSKAVHFVTDLTTGLLNPISAPPPLPDEEEDESKRDQLESKDEPDTSSFSAFLGSLLSSQDQEEEEAESSDTSSSSSSSMKETSVAKKSLLSKYKQHFKNFYQAVKLSKDRKPLSGNTVEDNGLELEMKQMQDKDDTATTAILIPDISEPSLLLTDLSRRSLYSSLPALVQGRKWILLYSTWRHGISLSTLYRKSLLWPGLSLLVNSKHVWFHFVIYRQNQCWFQVVGDRKGSVFGGLVEAPLIPTDKKYQGTNSTFVFTDKSGQPTIYRPTGANRFYTLCSKDFLALGGGGRFALYLDSELLSGSSAYSETYGNACLATSQDFDVKEVELWGFVYGSKYDEILALSKTTEPGVCRW
- the LOC103862610 gene encoding ras-related protein RABH1c, translated to MRPSHRRRARPLSLSSCSRGRKKTSWKKLGSLLSITLLFGSNVNMASVSALAKFKLVFLGDQSVGKTSIITRFMYDKFDTSYQPTIGIDFLSKTMYLEDRTVRLQLWDTAGQERFRSLIPSYIRDSSVAIVVYDVANRQTFLNIPKWIDDVHRERGGSGDVIIVLVGNKTDLVDKRQVSISEGEEKGKEHGVMFIETSAKENFNIKALFRKIAAALPGMDSYSSATKSDDMVDVNLKNTSSSSQGEQQGGGGGGGCSC
- the LOC103862613 gene encoding TLD domain-containing protein 2 isoform X2, translating into MGKKQKSSSSLRSKAVHFVTDLTTGLLNPISAPPPLPDEEEDESKRDQLESKDEPDTSSFSAFLGSLLSSQDQEEEEAESSDTSSSSSSSMKETSVAKKSLLSKYKQHFKNFYQAVKLSKDRKPLSGNTVEDNGLELEMKQMQDKDDTATTAILIPDISEPSLLLTDLSRRSLYSSLPALVQGRKWILLYSTWRHGISLSTLYRKSLLWPGLSLLVVGDRKGSVFGGLVEAPLIPTDKKYQGTNSTFVFTDKSGQPTIYRPTGANRFYTLCSKDFLALGGGGRFALYLDSELLSGSSAYSETYGNACLATSQDFDVKEVELWGFVYGSKYDEILALSKTTEPGVCRW
- the LOC103862612 gene encoding 50S ribosomal protein L23 translates to MGGRVVHFANLPIKLLMPTKLTNIHEFALKTIPSATKIEIKRVLESLYGFEIEKVNTLNMDGKKKKRGGLLIAKADYKKAYVTLKHPLSISNDMFPVKYIEEDRKSKVKGSSFVEEEGDKKSHWLDQKEKREIGGYGGGKARRGGGGGRVNSPARGEAEAEAGAKFPWSNMRFGGK